CAGGGGCAGGTTCATGTTGGTGAGCAGGTGAACGCGGGGTCGGCGCTGGACGAGCTGGAGGAACTCGTTGTTGACGCTTCCGCCGAGAAGGTCGGTGCAGACGACGACCTCGTCTGCGTCCGGGATGGCGTCGAGCTCACGCTGGGCGAGGACGGCCACGTCGTTGTTGCCGTCGACGAAGCAGGAGAGGGTGCGGACGTCGCAGGGCGTGCCCGCGAGCAGCTCGACGCTCTGTGCGATGCCCTGCGCGAAGTGCGCGTGCGAGGCTATGACGACGTGTCTCATGGCAGGAGCTCCCTTATCGCCTCGTGGTAGCGGGAC
This is a stretch of genomic DNA from Thermophilibacter immobilis. It encodes these proteins:
- a CDS encoding PTS sugar transporter subunit IIA: MRHVVIASHAHFAQGIAQSVELLAGTPCDVRTLSCFVDGNNDVAVLAQRELDAIPDADEVVVCTDLLGGSVNNEFLQLVQRRPRVHLLTNMNLPLLLTLVLGLDDSEDLAPFLRELVSSDEVRPAYCNDALPGVDADEEF